From the Leptolyngbya sp. O-77 genome, one window contains:
- a CDS encoding class I SAM-dependent methyltransferase: protein MVVSELQRSKASAAPQWAIALPPALRTWLEAALSHLSVPLCLDFWGREQLWVHCDANNPPPLTLQIRHPGIVRSLLMRHDPLVLVEGYLNGDCDFVGDLETLVIAMQQLGRVPMPLNFATLQAARAALSLPSLKLQPSPFPEKTRHTPEQDRAAIHHHYDMGNNFYQLWLDPQMVYSCAYFETEQMSLAQAQEAKLDLICRKLRLSPGETLLDIGCGWGALLRWAVERYGVRGFGITLSQQQFDYNQAKIAERGLGDRLQVQLMDYRDLPQTPTFDKIVSVGMVEHVGRRNLPVYFQSIGRSLKPGGLFLNHSITASTEWNGSSLGERFINRYIFPHGELLQISTLLAAAEAAGWEVVDVDAWRLHYAKTLRCWEANLQNAAAQAKRLLGEAMLKRNQENNGRSPAMFSDVPQSHPYRYLQLWRAYLLGSALGFEQNQMGLYQTLLRPKSETCWNLPLTRAGWLA from the coding sequence ATGGTTGTTTCAGAATTGCAACGGTCTAAGGCTTCCGCCGCGCCCCAGTGGGCGATCGCCCTGCCGCCTGCCCTCCGCACCTGGCTAGAAGCAGCATTGAGTCATCTATCTGTGCCCCTTTGCTTAGATTTTTGGGGACGCGAGCAACTCTGGGTTCACTGCGATGCCAACAATCCGCCGCCGCTGACGCTCCAGATTCGGCATCCCGGCATCGTGCGATCGCTCTTGATGCGCCACGATCCGCTGGTGCTAGTGGAGGGCTATCTCAACGGCGACTGTGACTTTGTGGGCGATTTGGAAACACTGGTTATTGCAATGCAGCAGTTGGGCCGAGTGCCCATGCCGCTCAACTTCGCTACGCTGCAAGCCGCTCGCGCCGCCCTGTCGCTGCCCTCCCTCAAACTCCAGCCCAGTCCTTTCCCTGAAAAGACCCGCCACACCCCAGAGCAAGATCGAGCCGCTATCCATCACCACTACGACATGGGCAACAATTTTTATCAGCTCTGGCTCGATCCACAGATGGTCTATTCTTGCGCCTATTTTGAAACCGAGCAAATGTCGCTCGCCCAAGCACAAGAGGCAAAGCTAGACCTGATCTGCCGCAAGCTGCGCCTGTCGCCAGGGGAAACGCTGCTGGACATTGGCTGTGGCTGGGGGGCGCTGCTGCGCTGGGCGGTGGAGCGCTACGGCGTGCGCGGCTTTGGCATTACGCTCAGTCAGCAACAGTTCGACTATAACCAAGCGAAAATTGCGGAACGGGGCTTGGGCGATCGCCTCCAGGTGCAGCTCATGGACTATCGCGATTTGCCTCAAACGCCCACGTTTGACAAGATCGTATCTGTGGGCATGGTGGAACACGTCGGTCGCAGAAACCTGCCCGTTTATTTTCAGAGCATTGGGCGATCGCTCAAACCCGGTGGTCTGTTTCTCAATCACAGCATCACCGCCAGCACCGAGTGGAACGGCAGCAGCCTGGGCGAACGGTTTATCAACCGCTACATCTTTCCCCACGGTGAGCTGCTACAAATTTCGACGCTGCTGGCGGCGGCCGAAGCAGCAGGTTGGGAAGTTGTAGATGTAGATGCCTGGCGACTCCACTACGCCAAAACCCTGCGCTGCTGGGAAGCCAATTTGCAAAACGCTGCTGCTCAGGCAAAACGCCTCCTGGGTGAGGCGATGCTGAAGCGCAACCAGGAAAATAACGGGCGATCGCCCGCAATGTTTAGCGATGTGCCTCAAAGCCACCCCTATCGCTATCTGCAACTCTGGCGGGCCTATCTGCTTGGCTCTGCCCTCGGCTTTGAACAGAATCAGATGGGGCTTTATCAAACGCTGCTGCGTCCAAAGTCTGAGACCTGCTGGAATTTGCCGCTGACTCGCGCAGGCTGGCTGGCTTAG
- a CDS encoding response regulator, which yields MPKILLVEDNEMNRDMLSRRLLRRGAEVLIAVDGAQGVEMAQAEQPDLILMDMSLPVMDGWEATRTLKAAADTKEIPIIALTAHAMAGDQEKCREAGCDDYDTKPVDFARLTGKIQAILGEGSLK from the coding sequence ATGCCTAAGATACTCTTGGTAGAAGATAACGAAATGAATCGGGATATGCTCTCGCGGCGGCTGCTGCGGCGGGGCGCAGAGGTGCTAATTGCGGTAGACGGGGCGCAGGGAGTGGAAATGGCACAGGCAGAGCAACCAGATTTGATTTTAATGGATATGAGCCTGCCCGTGATGGATGGCTGGGAGGCGACGCGCACGCTCAAGGCAGCGGCAGACACAAAGGAAATTCCCATTATTGCCCTGACGGCTCACGCGATGGCGGGAGATCAGGAAAAGTGTCGAGAAGCAGGATGCGATGATTACGATACAAAACCAGTGGACTTTGCGCGGCTGACAGGCAAAATTCAGGCGATTTTGGGGGAAGGCTCGCTGAAATGA
- a CDS encoding response regulator: MKLQLRILLMVTSLLAATVAVTTGVLSWGTRQSILAQTESNGLLIAEFLARMSRFADQVPADVDTMMGDQMLAQAVLTSRLVAIAQQANLSPAEVNRHLEEITQTTAIDEFWVTDREGNLVYKNRSAQGIQMPQASSFQSLLTGGAATVDVDARARDTDGKIFKYVAVTGADQPRIVQIGHDAEILKKLPQQIGLERLTNELVDGDAVVGIRIVDRQLHNLARSITSSSGNIVSLSAGDRAKLLRVLETGQSNTYLDGSLLKVAVPIRGNADWIQGATLVYLSTDSVRSALQRDLYRIALASTGVMAAGLLGSLVLSRRVTQPVARLTDAADAIKSAVKTEEFDAEVLSDVASRRDELGTLARVFQRMVGEVRDREQGLHQAKAELHRREEYFRSIIENTSDIVTLLSADGQLRYASPALKTVLGYEPSDLYGKNLLDFVHPDDHTTARIALSHAVHQPGITLPFQIQLRRIDGSWARLEAVGTNLLGNPAVESLILTLRDITERQRAEDLLRQKETAEQSNRAKSQFLANMSHELRTPLNAIIGYSEMLQEEAEDLGQDDFVPDLQKIYTAGRHLLSLINDILDLSKIEAGKMDLYLEEFCLPDLVQEVVNTVRPMVDKNHNALLVCADLAPDTMHADLTKVRQNLLNLLSNAAKFTENGTITLTVEKRLSSEMSQSVICFQVTDTGIGMSEAQIEKVFQAFTQADASTTRKYGGTGLGLAIAQRFCQMMGGDITVSSELGKGSTFTMTLPQVVHHPDAAPDADADRMAAVDEGEDCEESPPCPDRPILVIDDDPAIHDLLRRQLAREGYTVHSALTAEEGLTLARTVRPIAITLDVMMPKMDGWMLLSAFKSNPDLANIPVIMLTMLDNKNRGYALGASDYLIKPIDRHQLLSVLKKYECDRPTCPILIVEDDPINRELMRQLLEKEHWQVIEAENGRVALEKLQTVQPELILLDLMMPELDGFGFVAELQRHEEWRSLPIIIITAKDITAEDQFRLRGYVEQILQKGAYSQEDLLVRIRQLVAACQQSA; this comes from the coding sequence ATGAAGCTTCAACTCCGCATTTTGCTTATGGTGACATCGCTGCTGGCGGCGACTGTCGCCGTCACGACGGGCGTGCTGTCCTGGGGCACTCGCCAGTCGATCCTGGCGCAAACGGAGTCAAACGGGTTGCTGATTGCTGAGTTTTTGGCGCGGATGTCTCGCTTTGCCGATCAGGTGCCCGCCGATGTGGACACGATGATGGGCGACCAGATGCTCGCTCAGGCGGTGTTGACCTCACGGCTGGTGGCGATCGCCCAGCAAGCCAACCTCAGCCCTGCCGAAGTCAATCGGCACCTGGAGGAAATTACCCAAACCACCGCGATCGACGAATTTTGGGTCACCGACCGCGAGGGCAACCTGGTTTACAAAAATCGCTCTGCCCAGGGCATTCAGATGCCACAAGCCAGCAGCTTTCAATCCTTGCTGACGGGCGGCGCAGCGACGGTCGATGTGGATGCGCGGGCGCGAGACACCGATGGCAAAATCTTCAAGTATGTCGCCGTCACCGGGGCTGATCAGCCCCGCATTGTGCAAATCGGGCATGATGCCGAAATTCTCAAAAAACTGCCGCAGCAAATCGGGCTAGAGCGCCTGACCAATGAACTGGTGGATGGAGATGCCGTCGTGGGCATTCGGATTGTCGATCGCCAGCTCCACAACTTGGCCCGCAGCATCACCTCCAGCAGTGGCAACATTGTGAGCCTGTCGGCGGGCGATCGCGCCAAGCTGCTGCGCGTCTTGGAAACGGGGCAGTCCAACACCTATCTCGACGGCTCTCTGCTAAAGGTGGCTGTCCCCATTCGCGGCAACGCCGACTGGATTCAGGGTGCAACGCTGGTTTACCTGTCCACCGATTCGGTCCGCAGTGCCCTCCAGCGCGACCTCTATCGCATTGCCCTGGCCTCTACCGGCGTTATGGCTGCGGGACTGCTGGGGTCGCTGGTGCTGTCGCGGCGCGTCACCCAGCCCGTCGCCCGCCTCACCGATGCCGCAGATGCGATCAAATCCGCTGTGAAAACCGAAGAATTTGACGCGGAAGTCCTGTCAGATGTGGCCAGCCGCCGAGATGAACTGGGCACGCTGGCGCGAGTATTTCAGCGGATGGTGGGCGAAGTGCGCGATCGCGAACAGGGGCTGCACCAGGCCAAAGCCGAACTGCACCGCCGCGAAGAATATTTCCGCTCCATCATCGAAAACACGTCCGACATCGTGACGCTGCTCAGCGCCGACGGTCAGCTCCGCTATGCCAGCCCCGCCCTCAAAACCGTCCTCGGCTACGAACCGTCAGATTTATACGGCAAAAACTTGCTCGATTTCGTTCATCCCGACGACCACACCACCGCCCGCATCGCCCTCAGCCACGCCGTCCACCAGCCGGGAATCACGCTGCCATTTCAGATCCAACTGCGACGCATTGACGGCTCCTGGGCGCGTTTAGAAGCCGTCGGCACAAACCTATTGGGCAATCCGGCGGTGGAAAGCCTCATCCTCACCCTGCGCGACATCACCGAGCGCCAGCGGGCAGAGGATCTGCTGCGCCAAAAGGAAACAGCGGAGCAATCTAACCGCGCCAAGAGCCAGTTTCTTGCCAACATGAGCCACGAGCTACGCACCCCGCTCAACGCCATCATTGGCTACAGCGAAATGCTGCAAGAAGAAGCCGAAGACCTGGGGCAAGACGATTTCGTTCCTGACTTGCAAAAAATCTATACCGCTGGTCGGCACTTGCTCAGCCTGATCAACGACATCCTCGATTTGTCGAAAATTGAGGCGGGCAAGATGGATCTGTATCTCGAAGAATTTTGCTTACCCGATTTGGTGCAAGAAGTCGTCAACACGGTTCGGCCGATGGTGGACAAGAACCACAACGCGCTACTTGTGTGTGCTGATCTAGCGCCAGACACAATGCACGCCGACCTGACCAAAGTCCGGCAAAATCTGCTGAACCTGCTGAGCAATGCTGCCAAATTCACTGAGAATGGCACAATTACGCTTACGGTCGAAAAGCGCCTGAGTTCTGAAATGTCTCAATCAGTCATCTGCTTTCAGGTGACAGATACAGGCATTGGCATGAGCGAGGCTCAAATCGAAAAGGTGTTTCAGGCGTTTACCCAGGCAGACGCTTCGACCACGCGCAAGTATGGCGGCACGGGGCTGGGGCTGGCGATCGCCCAGCGGTTTTGCCAGATGATGGGCGGCGACATCACCGTTTCCAGTGAATTAGGCAAAGGCAGCACCTTCACCATGACGCTGCCCCAGGTCGTTCATCATCCTGACGCTGCGCCCGATGCTGACGCAGATCGGATGGCAGCGGTTGATGAGGGCGAGGATTGTGAAGAGAGTCCGCCCTGCCCCGATCGCCCGATTCTGGTGATCGACGACGACCCGGCGATTCACGACCTGCTCCGCCGCCAGCTTGCCCGCGAAGGCTACACCGTCCACAGCGCCCTCACCGCTGAAGAAGGGCTGACCCTGGCGCGAACCGTCCGTCCCATCGCCATTACGCTAGACGTGATGATGCCCAAGATGGACGGCTGGATGCTGCTGTCGGCGTTTAAGAGCAATCCAGACCTGGCCAATATTCCCGTGATTATGCTGACGATGCTGGACAACAAAAACAGGGGCTATGCGCTGGGTGCGTCGGACTATTTAATCAAGCCGATCGATCGCCACCAGTTGCTCTCGGTGCTGAAAAAGTATGAGTGCGATCGCCCCACCTGCCCAATTCTGATAGTAGAGGATGACCCCATCAACCGTGAACTGATGCGCCAGCTTTTGGAAAAAGAACACTGGCAGGTGATCGAAGCCGAAAACGGTCGTGTGGCCCTAGAAAAACTGCAAACCGTCCAGCCAGAGCTAATCCTGCTGGATCTAATGATGCCGGAACTAGACGGTTTTGGTTTCGTCGCAGAATTACAGCGCCACGAAGAATGGCGATCGCTCCCCATTATTATCATCACCGCCAAAGACATCACTGCCGAAGACCAGTTTCGCCTGCGCGGCTACGTTGAACAAATCCTGCAAAAAGGAGCCTACAGCCAGGAAGACCTGCTGGTGAGAATTCGTCAGTTGGTGGCTGCCTGCCAGCAATCCGCATGA
- a CDS encoding YebC/PmpR family DNA-binding transcriptional regulator, which translates to MAGHSKWANIKRQKARVDAVKGKTFAKISRQIIIAARNGVPDPAGNFHLRTAIENAKAAGIPNDNIERAIAKGSGKLGGRQPWEAIRYEGYGPGGIAILIESADRRNRTARPTLRAAFSKRGGNLGRDGLRRLDV; encoded by the coding sequence ATGGCAGGACATAGTAAGTGGGCGAACATTAAGCGGCAAAAGGCTCGTGTGGATGCCGTCAAGGGCAAAACGTTCGCAAAAATTTCTCGACAAATTATTATCGCAGCGCGAAACGGCGTGCCTGATCCGGCGGGCAATTTTCATCTCCGCACGGCCATCGAAAATGCAAAGGCGGCAGGCATTCCCAATGACAACATCGAGCGGGCGATCGCCAAAGGATCGGGCAAGCTGGGCGGGCGACAACCCTGGGAAGCTATCCGCTACGAGGGCTATGGTCCCGGCGGCATCGCCATCCTAATCGAAAGCGCTGACCGACGCAACCGCACTGCCCGCCCGACCCTGCGGGCTGCCTTCAGCAAACGCGGCGGCAACCTGGGGCGAGACGGGCTGCGTCGGCTGGATGTTTGA
- a CDS encoding YebC/PmpR family DNA-binding transcriptional regulator, which produces MCRERGAESYELISLEDDIPGAEVFTDPTNLEALTQALKDRGYPVIQAEPRWFPNNSVEVSDPAQASDLLRLMDALEDLDDVQSVTANFEMSDELMSLSMT; this is translated from the coding sequence ATGTGTCGTGAAAGGGGCGCAGAATCCTATGAACTAATTTCGCTGGAAGACGATATTCCCGGCGCAGAAGTCTTCACCGATCCGACCAACCTAGAAGCCCTGACCCAAGCCCTCAAAGACCGAGGCTATCCGGTCATCCAGGCAGAGCCGCGCTGGTTCCCAAACAACAGCGTCGAAGTCAGCGACCCCGCCCAGGCTTCTGACCTTTTGCGGCTGATGGATGCGCTAGAAGACCTGGACGATGTGCAGTCCGTCACCGCCAATTTTGAAATGTCGGACGAGCTGATGTCCCTCAGCATGACGTAA
- a CDS encoding response regulator: MKLGWGSVLVIDDEAVTRLLVARRLSDQVASVTTVESGQEGLELLQSQPFDLVLLDIIMPGLSGVQILEKMKADPALQSIPVIMISAADDLDSVVRCIELGAEDYLLKPLNAVLLQARTGACLERKWLRDQEQSYLRQLQAEKESAEAANRAKSVFLANMSHELRTPLNAIIGYSEIVQEDLQAEGITHLIPDLRKIRTSGQHLLGIINDILDISALEAGTVSLDLETVVLNPLLQEVVNTVRPLVLEHGNTLQVQCPDHLGTMYSDLSKVRQILVNLLSNAAKFTEQGSITLTVAVKGLEAAGWEDRAKFAAEAAFPVPGGAFVEFRVSDTGIGIAPLQREKIFQPFAQGDESSTRRYGGTGLGLSISYRYCEMLGGTISVESEPERGSTFTLRLPVVSSDRPALSQLHRTLADQPKRDRPLVLIIDDDRGIRDWMVQSLNQEGYRVVTAWCGQEGLRLAQELQPDLIVLDVLMPALDSWAVLSALKSDPLLAEVPVMVTATPPTELSASHQLPNGLVLGITDQFTRPAEFARLTTLLQAYQAPQVRAGNRALLVHQDRATRSILRQVLEQAGWRVTEGDRPQDTLPHPSPQSSSAVDALLPDVLLVDLLVLAKEGFQHVYPLRTMGGRVPPVISLLTRDLSPADQSRLNGRLEQFLQQNLSSQGDFLNQIRDAVLLHLSSPL, from the coding sequence ATGAAGCTGGGCTGGGGATCGGTACTGGTGATTGATGATGAAGCGGTAACGCGCCTGCTGGTGGCTCGTCGCCTCAGCGATCAGGTGGCATCAGTGACCACTGTAGAAAGCGGGCAAGAAGGGCTAGAACTGCTGCAAAGTCAGCCGTTTGACCTGGTGCTGCTGGACATCATCATGCCTGGACTCAGCGGCGTGCAAATCCTGGAAAAGATGAAGGCTGACCCAGCGCTTCAGAGCATTCCGGTGATTATGATTTCCGCCGCCGATGACTTGGATAGCGTGGTGCGCTGCATCGAACTGGGAGCCGAAGATTATCTGCTCAAACCGCTGAACGCAGTGCTGCTGCAAGCGCGGACAGGGGCCTGCCTAGAGCGCAAGTGGCTCCGCGACCAAGAGCAATCTTACCTGCGGCAGCTCCAGGCAGAAAAGGAGTCGGCCGAAGCCGCCAACCGCGCCAAGAGTGTGTTTCTAGCCAACATGAGCCACGAACTGCGAACCCCGCTGAACGCCATCATCGGCTACAGCGAAATCGTGCAGGAAGACTTGCAGGCGGAAGGAATTACCCATCTGATTCCCGATTTGCGGAAAATCCGTACCTCTGGGCAACACCTGCTAGGCATCATCAACGACATCCTCGATATCTCCGCGCTGGAGGCAGGCACAGTGTCGCTGGATCTGGAGACGGTGGTGCTAAACCCACTGCTGCAAGAAGTGGTGAACACGGTGCGTCCGCTGGTGCTAGAGCATGGCAACACGCTGCAAGTGCAGTGTCCCGATCATCTGGGCACGATGTACAGCGACCTGTCGAAAGTGCGGCAGATTTTGGTCAACCTGCTGAGCAATGCTGCCAAGTTCACAGAGCAGGGTTCTATTACGCTGACGGTGGCGGTGAAGGGGCTGGAGGCGGCGGGCTGGGAGGACAGAGCAAAATTTGCGGCAGAGGCAGCGTTCCCTGTCCCCGGCGGAGCGTTTGTAGAGTTTCGGGTGAGCGACACGGGGATTGGGATTGCTCCATTGCAGCGCGAGAAGATTTTTCAGCCGTTTGCTCAGGGCGACGAGTCTTCTACCCGACGCTATGGCGGGACGGGGCTGGGATTGTCGATTAGCTATCGCTATTGCGAAATGCTGGGTGGCACGATTTCCGTTGAGAGCGAGCCGGAGCGCGGGTCTACGTTTACGCTGCGGCTGCCTGTGGTGAGCAGCGATCGCCCTGCTCTGTCCCAACTCCACCGCACGCTGGCAGACCAACCCAAGCGCGATCGCCCGCTGGTGCTGATTATCGACGACGACCGGGGCATCCGCGACTGGATGGTGCAAAGCCTAAACCAGGAGGGCTATCGCGTGGTCACGGCCTGGTGTGGACAAGAAGGCTTGCGGCTGGCGCAAGAGCTACAGCCCGACCTGATCGTGCTGGATGTGCTGATGCCCGCGCTAGATAGCTGGGCCGTGCTGTCTGCTCTCAAATCTGATCCGCTGCTGGCGGAGGTTCCGGTAATGGTCACTGCTACACCGCCGACCGAGCTATCCGCCAGCCACCAACTGCCCAACGGGCTAGTGCTGGGCATCACCGACCAGTTCACCCGTCCGGCGGAGTTTGCTCGGCTGACGACCCTGCTGCAAGCCTACCAAGCGCCGCAGGTTAGAGCGGGCAATCGGGCGCTGCTGGTGCATCAAGACCGGGCGACGCGCTCTATCTTGCGACAGGTGCTGGAGCAGGCGGGTTGGCGCGTCACGGAGGGCGATCGCCCCCAAGACACCCTGCCCCATCCCAGTCCACAATCGTCCTCAGCCGTAGACGCACTACTGCCCGACGTGCTGCTGGTGGACTTGCTGGTGCTAGCCAAAGAGGGGTTTCAGCATGTTTACCCGCTGCGAACCATGGGCGGGCGCGTTCCCCCGGTGATCAGCCTGCTCACCCGCGACCTCAGCCCGGCCGACCAGTCCCGGCTGAATGGTCGCCTGGAGCAGTTTCTTCAGCAGAATCTCAGCTCTCAGGGTGATTTTCTCAACCAAATTCGCGACGCTGTTCTCCTTCACTTGTCGAGTCCGCTATGA
- a CDS encoding adenylate/guanylate cyclase domain-containing protein, which produces MTPEQGVLLVVDDNEMNRDLLSRRLQRQGHTIVTANNGREAIDKMRSQPFDLVLLDVMMPELNGYETLERLKQDPNLRHIPVIMISALDDIESVVRCIELGAEDYLFKPFNPTLLKARIGACLEKKRLRDQEQSYLKLIQAEQEKSERLLLNVLPKAIADQLKQSSQTIAENFTEVTVLFADLVNFTELSSKLSPAELVELLNQIFSTFDQLAELHGLEKIKTIGDSYMVVGGLPLPQTDHAEAIAQMALDMQTAIAQINTSHIHPSFGPLQMRVGINTGPVGAGVIGIKKFTYDLWGDTVNIASRMESLSLPGRIQVSAATYDRLHAKFQFEKRGAIEVKGKGEMTTYFLLGS; this is translated from the coding sequence ATGACTCCTGAGCAAGGCGTTCTGCTAGTTGTTGATGACAACGAAATGAACCGCGATTTGCTGTCTCGGCGGCTCCAGCGCCAGGGGCATACGATTGTGACGGCCAACAACGGGCGCGAGGCGATTGACAAAATGCGATCGCAGCCCTTTGACCTCGTGCTTTTGGACGTGATGATGCCGGAGCTAAACGGCTACGAAACGCTAGAGCGGCTAAAGCAAGACCCCAATCTGCGTCATATTCCCGTCATCATGATTTCGGCGCTGGATGACATCGAGAGCGTCGTGCGCTGCATCGAGCTGGGCGCAGAAGATTATCTGTTCAAGCCCTTTAACCCGACGCTGCTGAAGGCGCGAATCGGCGCGTGTCTGGAGAAAAAGCGGCTGCGCGACCAGGAACAGTCCTACCTGAAGCTCATCCAGGCAGAGCAGGAAAAATCTGAACGACTGCTGCTGAACGTGCTGCCCAAGGCGATCGCCGACCAGCTCAAGCAAAGCTCCCAAACCATTGCTGAAAACTTCACCGAAGTCACCGTTCTGTTTGCCGACCTGGTGAACTTTACCGAACTCTCCTCCAAGCTCTCGCCCGCAGAGCTGGTAGAGCTGCTGAACCAGATTTTTTCCACCTTCGACCAGCTTGCAGAACTGCACGGTCTAGAGAAAATCAAAACCATTGGCGATTCCTATATGGTCGTCGGCGGGCTGCCTTTGCCCCAGACGGATCACGCTGAGGCGATCGCCCAGATGGCGCTGGATATGCAAACGGCGATCGCCCAGATCAACACCAGCCATATCCACCCCAGCTTTGGGCCACTGCAAATGCGCGTCGGCATCAACACGGGCCCCGTCGGCGCAGGCGTAATTGGCATCAAAAAATTCACCTATGACCTTTGGGGCGACACAGTGAACATCGCCAGCCGCATGGAGTCGCTCTCGCTGCCCGGCCGCATCCAGGTTAGCGCTGCCACTTACGATCGCCTGCACGCCAAGTTCCAGTTCGAGAAGCGCGGCGCGATCGAGGTTAAGGGCAAAGGCGAGATGACGACGTACTTTTTGCTAGGAAGTTAG